One region of Archocentrus centrarchus isolate MPI-CPG fArcCen1 chromosome 6, fArcCen1, whole genome shotgun sequence genomic DNA includes:
- the LOC115782325 gene encoding synaptotagmin-5-like isoform X2 produces the protein MAADYQVVINLHHKGVLISSRETKAGSCTVWNTSFLFDLPPGDISQLPLMFEFIITQNAVLSEAKAVGRVFIGAEAADAGRAHWRDMCSRHVEQARWHTVQPETTTK, from the exons ATGGCAGCAG ATtaccaggtggtgatcaatCTGCATCACAAGGGAGTTTTGATCAGCAGCAGAGAGACTAAAGCCGGGTCCTGTACTGTGTGGAATACTTCTTTCCTGTTTGACCTGCCTCCAGGAGACATCAGTCAGCTGCCCCTCATGTTTGAATTCATAATAACACAG AATGCAGTCCTGTCAGAAGCTAAAGCTGTTGGTCGAGTCTTCATTGGAGCAGAGGCTGCGGATGCGGGACGTGCTCACTGGAGGGACATGTGCAGCCGGCATGTGGAGCAGGCGCGCTGGCACACTGTTCAACCCGAAACCACAACAAAATAA
- the LOC115782325 gene encoding uncharacterized protein LOC115782325 isoform X1 has product MQRRCTVTGEHTSYNERSRLTRPGADSPSLKEKPIPLAPLSYGSSASCQHPVSPKPCLHFTMAFSPEQQTLTVTVISLTGTPHNLEDVYVQGSLTPLYLFPIQACVQTSSSSEAHSLELLFKVSSVEELQRCVLRIAVNAREPMSRRCADLGELEAECAGRDWTPQTPLHLAKELNQSEWKIKKITRW; this is encoded by the exons ATGCAGAGACGCTGCACTGTAACTGGGGAACATACATCTTATAACGAGCGCAGTAGACTCACCAGACCCGGCGCTGACTCTCCTTCTCTGAAAGAAAAACCTATCCCATTGGCCCCACTAAGTTATGGCTCCAGTGCAAGCTGCCAACATCCAGTATCACCAAAACCCTGCCTCCATTTCACTATGGCCTTCTCTCCAGAGCAGCAAACCCTGACAGTCACTGTCATCAGCCTCACTGGGACACCTCACAACCTGGAAGACGTGTATGTGCAAGGCAGCCTGACACCTCTGTACCTCTTTCCAATACAAGCCTGTGTCCAGACCAGCTCCAGCTCTGAAGCCCACAGCCTGGAGCTGCTTTTCAAGGTGAgctctgtggaggagctccaaaGATGTGTACTGAGAATAGCTGTGAATGCACGGGAACCAATGAGCCGCAGATGCGCAGATCTGGGTGAACTGGAAGCCGAGTGCGCAGGAAGAGACTGGACACCACAGACGCCACTTCACCTTGCAAAAGAACTTAACCAAAGcgaatggaaaataaaaaag ATtaccaggtggtga
- the LOC115781942 gene encoding AT-rich interactive domain-containing protein 3B-like — MMNYSKTQMSNLSDLGSSAGCSQSVPAGVKLEVLMEHLQRQQEANVEMNLQEKQLLQAQLLFARQAAAGRALASRQDSALFEKADGQTNQAVQQALNNRLSRVDPEEDDEEEEEDGNSDDEEKGILGSRDNNEEEDMAEEEENSSHQQAKKPRLQHVSHFPFQPDSTSPSAAVKQTSESPLSVKKQEHMEKNLMSLAFTSPNGFADWGFNDSIKQKGNAMWAEETDGAKVRGEPSRDFAKLYELDSDPQRKEFLDELFVFMQKRGTPVNRIPIMAKQVLDLYKLYKLVTEKGGLVEVINKKIWREITKGLNLPTSITSAAFTLRTQYMKYLYAFECEKKGLSSPGELQAAIDSNRREGRRPSYTSSLYRYSPSPGSAPHALLSSPKMQATPTTYNSLNCSASPNLKRNIDESSAPVIPQLPMTLALGQQQQQLAQAATFEHLRERLEQGAGGAAADSPEKKMMRLAEEQQRLMQQALQQNLLAMASHFTPMNLKLSNESKHDLSLNISTNGAASISVSVEVNGTVYSGKLFAQKSAASVSSQNVTPAGTSGFSALSSTQSSTASSPTSSKGPH; from the exons ATGATGAATTACTCAAAGACGCAAATG TCCAACTTATCAGACCTTGGAAGTTCAGCTGGGTGCTCACAGTCCGTTCCAGCTGGCGTCAAGCTGGAGGTGTTGATGGAGCATCTGCAGAGACAACAAGAAGCAAACGTGGAGATGAACCTGCAGGAGAAGCAACTTCTTCAAGCTCAGCTCCTGTTCGCTCGTCAAGCTGCTGCAGGACGAGCTTTAGCCTCCAGACAAGACTCAGCGTTGTTTGAAAAAGCAGATGGACAAACTAATCAAGCAGTTCAGCAAGCTTTAAATAACCGTCTGAGCAGAGTGGATCCAGAGGAGgatgacgaggaggaggaggaggatggaaaCTCAGATGATGAGGAAAAGGGGATTTTGGGGTCTCGAGACAACAATGAGGAGGAAGACAtggctgaggaagaggagaacaGCTCTCATCAACAGGCGAAGAAGCCTCGACTCCAGCATGTTTCACATTTCCCCTTCCAGCCTGATTCTACATCTCCATCAGCGGCGGTGAAGCAAACTTCTGAATCTCCACTTTCAGTGAAAAAGCAGGAGCACATGGAGAAGAATCTAATGTCACTGGCCTTCACGTCACCGAATGGCTTTGCTGACTGGGGCTTTAATGATTCAATAAAGCAG AAAGGAAACGCCATGTGGGCTGAAGAGACTGACGGTGCTAAAGTAAGAGGAGAGCCTTCTCGGGACTTTGCCAAG CTTTATGAACTGGATAGTGACCCACAGCGGAAGGAGTTTCTCGATGAACTCTTTGTCTTTATGCAGAAACGAG GAACTCCTGTGAATCGCATCCCCATCATGGCAAAGCAGGTGTTGGACTTGTACAAGCTTTATAAGCTTGTGACAGAGAAGGGAGGCCTGGTGGAGGTTATTAACAAGAAGATCTGGAGGGAGATCACCAAAGGCCTCAATCTTCCCACGTCCATCACTAGCGCAGCCTTCACCTTACGCACCCA GTATATGAAGTACCTGTATGCATTTGAGTGTGAGAAGAAAGGCCTGAGTTCTCCAGGTGAGCTGCAGGCAGCCATTGATAGTAACCGCAGAGAAGGCCGACGTCCCAGCTACACCAGTAGTCTGTACCGCTACTCCCCCTCCCCGGGCTCTGCTCCGCATGCACTCCTGTCTTCACCCAAGATGCAGGCCACTCCGACCACATACAACAGCCTGAATTGCTCTGCCAGTCCGAATTTAAAGAGAAACATAG ATGAGTCCTCCGCCCCTGTTATACCCCAGCTGCCCATGACTCTGGCACtggggcagcagcagcagcagcttgcaCAGGCTGCCACATTTGAGCATCTTAgagagaggctggagcaaggAGCAGGTGGCGCTGCAGCTGACAGCCCAGAGAAGAAAATGATGCGTCTCGCCGAGGAGCAGCAGCGCCTCATGCAGCAGGCCCTACAACAAAACCTCCTGGCGATGGCCTCTCACTTTACCCCCATGAACCTCAAACTTAGCAACG AAAGCAAACATGATCTGTCGCTGAATATCTCCACTAATGGAGCGGCCAGTATCAGCGTGTCTGTGGAGGTCAATGGCACCGTTTACTCAG GGAAACTGTTTGCCCAGAAGTCAGCGGCTTCTGTGTCATCGCAGAACGTAACTCCAGCAGGAACAAGTGGTTTCAGTGCTCTTTCCTCCACACAAAGTTCCACCGCTTCATCTCCCACCTCCTCAAAGGGACCACATTAA
- the LOC115781573 gene encoding cytochrome c oxidase subunit 5A, mitochondrial-like yields MFRAAVRLSVSGVRSLTRTQPGCQALLASRCYSHGKQETDEEFDARWVTYFNKPDIDAWELRKGMNTLIGYDLVPEPKILEAALKACRRLNDLASAIRILEAVRDKAGPHKDIYPYVIQELRPTLNELGISTPEELGIDKV; encoded by the exons ATGTTCAGAGCCGCCGTCCGTCTCTCGGTGTCCGGTGTCCGGAGTTTAACTCGGACACAACCAGGGTGCCAAG CTCTTCTGGCCTCAAGGTGTTACTCACATGGGAAGCAGGAGACTGATGAGGAGTTTGATGCCCGCTGGGTCACTTATTTCAACAAGCCAGACATTGACGCATGGGAACTGAGAAAAG GGATGAACACGTTGATTGGGTACGATTTGGTACCCGAGCCAAAGATTCTCGAGGCTGCACTGAAAGCCTGTCGTAGGTTAAACGACTTGGCCAGCGCTATCCGAATTTTGGAAGCCGTGAGG GACAAAGCTGGACCCCATAAAGATATCTACCCGTACGTGATCCAGGAGCTGAGGCCTACATTAAATGAGCTTGGCATCTCTACACCTGAAGAGCTTGGCATTGACAAAGTTTAG
- the LOC115782168 gene encoding ribonuclease P protein subunit p25-like protein has translation MNSSNIYSIIMEQQPTACSSSVQMPSSLPRPAGENNFKRISRTEDNNPFPIPGLAADILHMRVKEGSKIRNLLQFAAARMQGEGSNSNGTSLRQVLFTGSGRGVTKTITCVEILKRKVEGLHQVSKLYYKTVKEVWKSPQQGAPGITMERSVPAICILLSKDPLDPQEPGYQPPQIISGPTEDAERRRGLFRTARAHSFQHTAKRLCLDDSSVCFP, from the coding sequence ATGAACAGTTCAAATATATACAGCATTATAATGGAACAACAGCCCACTGCGTGTAGTTCCTCTGTCCAGATGCCATCGTCACTTCCAAGACCTGCTGGTGAGAACAACTTTAAGAGAATCAGCCGCACAGAGGACAATAATCCCTTTCCGATTCCAGGCTTGGCAGCAGACATCCTGCACATGCGTGTAAAAGAAGGAAGCAAGATTCGCAATTTACTGCAGTTTGCAGCAGCTCGCATGCAAGGAGAGGGAAGCAACTCAAATGGGACTTCACTACGACAGGTGCTCTTTACTGGCTCAGGCAGGGGAGTCACCAAGACTATCACCTGTGTGGAGATCCTAAAACGTAAAGTTGAGGGCCTACATCAGGTGTCCAAACTCTACTACaagacagtgaaggaggttTGGAAGAGTCCACAGCAGGGCGCTCCAGGTATAACCATGGAGCGGAGCGTTCCTGCCATCTGTATCCTGCTGTCTAAAGATCCTCTGGATCCCCAGGAGCCTGGATATCAGCCACCCCAAATCATCAGTGGTCCCACAGAGGATGCAGAGAGGCGTAGGGGTCTGTTCAGAACGGCTCGTGCTCATTCATTCCAGCACACAGCCAAGAGACTCTGTCTGGATGATTCGAGTGTATGTTTTCCCTAA